The proteins below are encoded in one region of Methanosarcina barkeri 3:
- a CDS encoding PGF-CTERM sorting domain-containing protein translates to MKEYLSMLLMSILVFGVVLTGVTAGAQGNNTTENQSVSQVSTTNRSTPTNESCLVNVTENVEETKGTTTVEQKFRIGPTVVLRPVNDVITENEDGLVELYIDNPSLNDVTLNVDARISVPSGIHVYGQGFGQTGSAGVVYGMFSVPPGNSRTIYINIKGEKVGSYTVHFTGLYWPGDKKDDYSPISLSHPFTVKEPSKNSTETPDLEENSGVEAKGQGSFSTPGFGAIIAGIGLLGVYIVRRR, encoded by the coding sequence ATGAAAGAATATCTGTCAATGCTGCTAATGTCAATTCTTGTTTTTGGAGTTGTTCTCACGGGCGTTACCGCTGGGGCACAGGGAAATAACACGACCGAAAATCAATCGGTATCTCAGGTCTCAACTACCAATAGATCCACACCTACAAACGAATCATGCCTGGTCAATGTAACTGAAAATGTAGAAGAAACAAAAGGAACTACTACAGTCGAACAGAAATTCAGGATTGGCCCGACTGTAGTCCTTCGACCGGTTAACGACGTCATTACTGAAAACGAAGATGGTCTTGTTGAACTTTATATCGATAATCCATCCCTCAATGACGTGACTTTGAATGTGGATGCAAGGATCAGCGTACCCTCTGGTATTCATGTATACGGACAGGGTTTTGGCCAGACAGGCTCAGCTGGCGTTGTATATGGCATGTTTTCAGTACCGCCAGGAAATTCCCGGACAATTTACATTAATATAAAAGGAGAAAAGGTGGGTAGCTATACTGTACATTTCACAGGTCTTTACTGGCCTGGAGATAAAAAGGACGATTATAGTCCTATTTCCCTTTCTCATCCCTTTACAGTCAAGGAACCTTCCAAGAACTCCACAGAAACTCCTGACCTTGAAGAGAACTCTGGAGTAGAAGCAAAAGGACAAGGTTCATTCAGTACCCCCGGCTTTGGAGCAATAATTGCAGGCATAGGGCTGCTAGGCGTGTATATTGTTAGGAGAAGATAA
- a CDS encoding M1 family metallopeptidase, with protein MKCRLCKYYPEDFGELTVNVLHMDLVFDVYDDRTNVKSILRVRTKDAPIETLELNCRDLEIRAVSCIQYEVSYRYRKDDAILEINFREEVPPHTEVTVITDTVCRPTKNILEGLYYDETPAGAPPQQITQCQQWGFQRIVPCIDDMAAKCTYKTTIIADSRYTNLITNGDVVIERHTVKPGRDKIVYDNSVTPMATYLFFLGVGTYSTFKREFEYPDGGTFMLELLVPPASDAAAAEKALDILHDAVMWVYLFTGPEQFDEDKLPVRRELWDLVRMREKMKFEGKPESVLEEDFKKVRERLAELNKTINPGYRYTGTVYREIGMQNSDFGGMENVGNTTITTNRIMPFPQMTDAAYEYMIRVKAHEYHHNQNGSEVTGRSPFEIWLNEAVTVHVEEQHHAFFFGEDYNRLGRVLELLAPASGTFALDSGAASMPIIPEGFNDPNDLITAVTYVKAPEYVRMVESLIGKDTFVRGLDRYFKRFKHSNAATQDWMEAMEEESGQPLKEMSETWLRQTKFPVVEVSAEYDRDARKFTFFLKQKFPDSGKPWEFPFRAALVDENGSDLVEIMERVSGESSEIVIENVDMPAFLSLNRGYSFYGKLVYKASHDELMMQVRKDRDIIGRFTAFYTLVDREKLKLLKNPESKPSESFIELYYRLLNDRQLLEKAGGQFLTIFESVEDEEFAHRYQELYEVRQKLLKAVARKYVNSVISAYRFFEEASIPRDSTLEETARVIKNRQAKNVCLGILATLDTAEIHAMIKQQFETATCATDRLSAFAAYLNSSAPDKIEVLRAFEAESKKSLVAWEAFLSVIGSNSSVDAVELVREMERSDAFRIEQTNDQRALYGSFARNRKKSLQTEEGRALFAEILRKLAPVNEYSTVNMLNAFANIDQMESNYYIPLVKILADLLGELDAQKYPSVYNRIRKLLLGAPNAVKTYNMAHGEIPGL; from the coding sequence ATGAAATGTAGGCTTTGCAAATATTATCCTGAAGATTTCGGGGAACTTACTGTTAACGTTTTGCATATGGATCTGGTATTTGATGTTTATGATGACAGGACGAATGTAAAGTCCATACTCAGGGTAAGGACAAAAGATGCTCCTATCGAGACACTGGAATTAAACTGCAGGGACCTTGAGATCAGGGCTGTGAGCTGCATACAGTACGAGGTTTCTTACAGATACCGGAAAGATGATGCAATTCTTGAGATTAATTTTAGGGAAGAGGTCCCTCCGCATACCGAAGTTACGGTCATTACGGATACGGTTTGCAGGCCGACTAAAAATATCCTTGAAGGGCTTTACTATGACGAAACGCCGGCAGGAGCTCCTCCTCAGCAGATTACGCAGTGCCAGCAGTGGGGGTTCCAGAGGATTGTGCCTTGTATTGACGATATGGCCGCAAAATGCACTTACAAGACTACCATAATTGCGGACTCGAGGTACACGAACCTTATTACGAATGGGGATGTCGTGATTGAGAGGCATACGGTAAAACCCGGGCGAGATAAAATCGTATATGATAACTCGGTCACGCCGATGGCGACCTATCTCTTTTTCCTGGGAGTTGGGACTTATTCGACCTTTAAAAGGGAATTTGAGTATCCTGACGGAGGCACTTTCATGCTGGAACTGCTCGTGCCGCCAGCATCCGATGCAGCCGCAGCCGAAAAAGCGCTGGATATCCTGCATGATGCGGTTATGTGGGTTTACCTATTCACAGGGCCTGAGCAATTCGATGAGGATAAGCTGCCTGTCAGGAGAGAGCTCTGGGACCTTGTCCGCATGCGAGAGAAGATGAAATTTGAAGGAAAGCCAGAATCCGTTCTGGAAGAAGACTTTAAAAAGGTCAGGGAAAGGCTTGCAGAACTTAACAAAACCATCAATCCCGGATACAGGTATACAGGCACCGTCTACAGGGAAATCGGCATGCAGAATTCGGACTTCGGAGGCATGGAAAATGTCGGGAACACTACAATTACCACAAATCGTATAATGCCTTTCCCGCAGATGACAGATGCGGCTTATGAATATATGATTCGGGTAAAGGCGCACGAATATCACCACAACCAGAACGGGTCTGAAGTCACAGGAAGAAGCCCGTTTGAAATCTGGCTGAACGAAGCCGTGACCGTCCATGTAGAAGAACAGCATCACGCCTTTTTCTTTGGCGAGGACTACAACAGGCTGGGCAGAGTGCTTGAACTGCTTGCTCCGGCTTCGGGAACTTTTGCCCTGGACTCTGGTGCAGCTTCCATGCCAATCATTCCTGAAGGCTTCAACGACCCAAATGACCTGATTACTGCAGTCACCTATGTAAAAGCCCCGGAATACGTGCGCATGGTCGAGTCTCTTATAGGGAAGGACACTTTTGTCAGGGGCCTGGACAGGTATTTCAAAAGGTTCAAACATTCCAATGCAGCCACCCAGGACTGGATGGAAGCCATGGAGGAAGAAAGCGGGCAGCCCTTAAAGGAGATGTCCGAAACCTGGCTGAGGCAGACAAAGTTCCCTGTAGTTGAGGTTTCAGCCGAATATGACCGGGATGCCAGGAAGTTTACATTCTTCCTCAAACAAAAATTCCCAGACAGCGGAAAACCCTGGGAATTCCCTTTCAGAGCAGCTCTTGTCGACGAAAACGGAAGCGACCTTGTAGAAATTATGGAAAGGGTGAGCGGGGAAAGCTCAGAGATTGTAATTGAAAACGTAGATATGCCAGCCTTCCTATCCCTTAATAGAGGTTATTCTTTCTATGGGAAGCTTGTATACAAAGCAAGCCATGACGAGCTCATGATGCAGGTAAGGAAGGACAGAGATATCATAGGCAGGTTTACGGCTTTCTATACCCTTGTTGACAGGGAAAAATTAAAGCTCCTTAAAAATCCCGAATCCAAGCCCTCTGAAAGCTTTATAGAACTTTACTACAGGCTTCTCAATGACCGGCAGCTTCTTGAAAAGGCAGGAGGTCAGTTCCTGACCATTTTTGAGTCCGTTGAGGATGAAGAGTTTGCCCACAGGTACCAGGAGCTTTACGAGGTAAGACAGAAACTCCTGAAAGCTGTTGCCAGGAAATATGTAAATTCCGTAATTTCCGCCTATCGTTTCTTTGAAGAAGCCTCGATTCCCAGGGACTCAACTCTTGAGGAGACGGCGAGAGTAATCAAGAACCGGCAGGCCAAAAACGTCTGTCTTGGCATCCTTGCAACCCTTGATACTGCTGAGATTCATGCAATGATAAAACAACAGTTCGAGACTGCAACCTGCGCAACGGATCGGCTGAGCGCATTTGCCGCATACCTGAACAGCTCGGCTCCAGATAAAATTGAAGTTCTGAGAGCCTTTGAAGCGGAGTCAAAGAAAAGCCTTGTTGCCTGGGAAGCCTTCCTTTCTGTAATAGGAAGCAACAGCAGCGTTGACGCAGTGGAACTTGTCAGAGAAATGGAAAGGTCAGATGCTTTCAGAATCGAGCAAACAAATGACCAGCGTGCTCTTTATGGAAGCTTTGCCCGCAACAGGAAAAAATCACTTCAGACCGAAGAAGGCAGGGCTCTTTTTGCAGAAATACTGAGAAAGCTGGCCCCTGTGAATGAGTACAGTACGGTCAACATGCTCAATGCCTTTGCAAACATAGACCAGATGGAGTCAAATTATTATATCCCGCTTGTAAAGATCCTGGCAGACCTCCTCGGAGAACTTGACGCCCAGAAATACCCGAGTGTTTATAACAGGATTAGAAAACTCCTGCTTGGAGCTCCGAATGCTGTCAAAACATACAATATGGCACACGGAGAAATTCCGGGATTGTAA
- a CDS encoding DUF1622 domain-containing protein, whose amino-acid sequence MVRMVLELTSVILEIFVRFFELVSALLVVYAGLKAATKILLLEAFKRPYRYEQIRREFTNKILFTLELLIVGDIIVTVRNPTADDLLLVGAIVVIRTVLGYFLSKEVKEYHFD is encoded by the coding sequence ATGGTAAGAATGGTACTTGAACTCACAAGTGTGATCTTGGAGATTTTTGTTAGATTCTTCGAACTTGTGAGTGCACTTCTTGTAGTATACGCAGGATTAAAGGCTGCAACTAAAATTCTACTTCTGGAAGCCTTCAAAAGACCCTACAGATATGAACAAATAAGGAGAGAGTTTACGAACAAAATACTCTTCACTCTCGAACTGTTAATAGTTGGTGATATAATCGTAACTGTAAGAAACCCTACAGCAGATGACCTGTTACTTGTTGGAGCTATTGTAGTAATCAGGACAGTTCTTGGCTACTTCCTGAGTAAAGAAGTTAAAGAGTATCACTTTGACTGA
- a CDS encoding DUF1622 domain-containing protein, with protein sequence MSGLFNNFLLYFEWVFEAIGTTIIIYGGLRATIQILFSEALKKPQNLATIRKELTNRILFGLEFYIVVAILGTLRNPTIQDLTVLGTIVLIRTVLGYFLSKEVKEYQFD encoded by the coding sequence TTGTCTGGATTGTTTAACAATTTCCTGCTCTATTTCGAATGGGTTTTCGAAGCAATAGGGACAACTATTATTATCTATGGAGGATTAAGGGCAACAATTCAGATTTTATTCTCTGAGGCACTAAAAAAGCCCCAGAACCTCGCAACAATAAGGAAGGAACTTACGAATAGAATACTCTTCGGACTTGAGTTTTACATCGTAGTTGCTATTCTTGGAACCCTGAGAAATCCGACTATACAGGATCTTACAGTACTTGGTACGATTGTACTTATCAGGACAGTTCTTGGTTATTTTCTCAGTAAAGAAGTAAAAGAATATCAGTTTGACTGA
- the thrC gene encoding threonine synthase, whose amino-acid sequence MYHLKCIECGAEYSKDEVIYTCSKCDGLLDVIYDYSSIKIDMEKLKTECPSVWKYAKLLPIEREPVTIREGGTPLYKCDRLAEKIGIKELYVKHEGMNPTGSFKDRGMTVGVTKALELGMSTVACASTGNTSAALAIYGAKAGIPVIVLLPAGKVALGKVAQALMHGAKVLSIRGNFDDALALVRTLCSQEKIYLLNSINPYRLEGQKTIGFEIADQLGFKVPDRIVLPVGNAGNITAIWKGFREFKKLGITDSLPKMTGIQAAGSCPIVKAIKSEAPEITPEEEPETVATAIRIGNPVNAKKALSAIRESGGTAESVTDEEILAAQKDLARLEGIGVEPASAASVAGLRKLVDMGVISRDETVVCITTGHLLKDPQTVIDVCEEPIVVDASIEAIREAIFGKAE is encoded by the coding sequence ATGTATCATCTCAAATGTATCGAATGCGGTGCAGAGTATTCCAAAGATGAAGTAATTTACACATGCAGCAAATGTGATGGGCTGCTTGATGTTATTTATGACTATTCCTCAATTAAAATAGATATGGAAAAATTGAAGACCGAATGTCCTTCGGTCTGGAAGTACGCAAAACTTCTTCCTATAGAAAGAGAACCTGTAACTATCAGGGAAGGCGGAACTCCACTTTACAAATGTGACCGCCTGGCTGAGAAAATAGGAATTAAAGAGCTTTATGTGAAACACGAAGGCATGAACCCTACAGGCTCTTTTAAAGACAGGGGAATGACCGTAGGAGTTACAAAAGCTCTTGAATTGGGCATGAGCACCGTTGCCTGCGCATCTACGGGAAATACCTCAGCAGCCCTTGCAATCTATGGGGCAAAAGCCGGGATTCCTGTAATCGTGCTTTTGCCTGCAGGAAAAGTTGCTCTTGGAAAAGTAGCCCAGGCCCTTATGCACGGAGCAAAGGTCCTCAGTATTCGTGGAAATTTTGACGACGCACTTGCCCTTGTACGCACCCTTTGTTCCCAGGAGAAAATCTATCTCTTGAACTCAATCAACCCCTACAGGCTGGAAGGCCAGAAAACTATCGGTTTTGAGATTGCAGACCAGCTAGGCTTCAAAGTACCTGACAGAATTGTCCTGCCCGTAGGAAACGCAGGAAACATTACAGCTATCTGGAAGGGCTTCAGGGAATTTAAGAAGCTTGGCATAACGGACTCACTCCCGAAGATGACCGGTATTCAGGCTGCAGGCTCCTGCCCCATTGTAAAAGCCATAAAGAGCGAGGCTCCGGAAATTACTCCTGAGGAAGAACCCGAAACCGTTGCAACAGCAATCAGGATCGGAAACCCTGTTAACGCCAAAAAGGCTCTTTCTGCTATCCGGGAATCAGGAGGGACTGCAGAATCCGTTACTGATGAAGAGATCCTTGCAGCTCAGAAAGACCTTGCAAGACTTGAAGGAATAGGTGTCGAACCTGCAAGTGCGGCTTCGGTTGCAGGGCTTAGGAAACTTGTTGATATGGGCGTAATAAGCAGAGACGAAACTGTTGTCTGTATTACTACAGGACACCTGCTTAAAGACCCGCAGACCGTAATTGACGTCTGCGAAGAGCCTATTGTTGTGGATGCCAGTATAGAAGCCATTCGGGAAGCTATCTTCGGAAAAGCGGAATAA
- the leuS gene encoding leucine--tRNA ligase, with protein MEQDYKPHEIEKKWQKKWNESQIFQAEPDKREKFFITIPYPYLNGNLHAGHTRTFTIGDVVARHKRMLGYNVLYPMGFHVTGTPIVGLAELIANRDPQTMDVYERLHGIPGDILPTLDTPEKIVDYFKRESEKAMRNIGYSIDWRRKFTTTDPTYKKFIEWQYIRLEEKGLIVKGSHPVKWCPNDNNPVEDHDILHGEEATIVEYTLIKFRYKDLVLPCATLRPETTYGVTNLWVNPDVTYVKAKVTQGENEEFWVVSKEAFRKLTFTDRTVEYIEDVPAKSIIGIKLTNPVTGDEIISLPASFVRPENGSGIVMSVPAHAPFDYLALRDLYDADLSEYGITEDLRNIKLISLIKVPEFGEFPAKEIVESMGITSQKDPKAEEATKIVYRREFHGGVLKELTGKYEGQAVSKIKDILTRDFISSNAGETFYEFSEPVVCRCGTPCVVNMVKGQWFLNYSNPEWKAKVYKCLDEMRIIPEEYRVEFENKVDWLKDKACARRKGLGTRLPFDKEWLIESLGDSTIYMSYYVIARFIENGELKIENLTLSFFDYVLLGKSDLAAASADTGLSPELLEEIRRHFNYWYPVDLRSSGKDLVPNHLLFFLFHHVALFEEEKWPKALAVNGFVSLEGQKMSKSKGPILTMESAVSKYGADITRMYILSTAEQTQDADWQRTGIESARRQVDRFYSFANSVIESGKRADLSTELKQIDHWILSRIQNYIRDTNAALYSIQTREAIQNSFFLLQNDVKWYQRRGGETLLYYVLDNWVRLMSPFTPHLCEEIWEAMGHKDPISLAQYPLYNEDLIDDGAELAEEMIKGTLEDVEEIIRVTKMTPQKVHLYTAPAWKAEAIRCACEMQLECSLEVGTLIKKLMANPDLKRFGKEIPKFVQKIVPEFKSGSADRYEILTGPNIDEQTLLKESISFLEKEIGCPVEVHSADSPAFDPEKKSRFAEPLRPAIYIEEKKEE; from the coding sequence ATGGAGCAGGATTATAAGCCTCACGAGATCGAAAAAAAGTGGCAAAAAAAGTGGAATGAAAGCCAGATTTTCCAGGCCGAGCCCGATAAACGAGAAAAATTTTTTATAACCATCCCCTACCCCTATCTGAATGGAAACCTGCACGCGGGGCATACCCGGACTTTTACAATAGGGGATGTTGTTGCAAGGCACAAACGGATGCTCGGGTATAACGTGCTTTACCCTATGGGCTTTCACGTCACAGGCACACCCATTGTGGGGCTTGCCGAACTAATTGCAAATCGAGACCCTCAGACCATGGACGTCTATGAACGCCTCCATGGAATTCCAGGAGACATCCTGCCGACGCTCGATACCCCTGAAAAAATTGTTGATTATTTCAAGCGCGAATCCGAAAAAGCTATGCGTAATATCGGGTACTCCATTGACTGGAGACGCAAATTTACAACAACTGACCCGACATATAAGAAATTCATAGAGTGGCAATATATTCGGCTTGAGGAAAAGGGCCTGATAGTAAAAGGTTCTCATCCGGTGAAATGGTGCCCGAACGACAATAACCCTGTTGAAGACCATGACATCCTGCATGGGGAAGAAGCTACTATTGTTGAATATACGCTGATCAAATTCCGGTATAAAGACCTGGTCCTGCCCTGTGCAACCCTCAGGCCGGAAACGACATACGGAGTGACTAACCTGTGGGTCAATCCCGACGTAACCTATGTAAAAGCAAAGGTGACGCAGGGCGAAAATGAGGAGTTCTGGGTTGTCAGCAAAGAAGCTTTCCGAAAACTGACTTTTACGGACCGGACAGTCGAGTATATCGAAGACGTACCTGCAAAATCGATAATAGGAATAAAACTCACAAATCCGGTTACGGGTGACGAAATAATTTCCCTTCCCGCTTCTTTTGTCAGGCCTGAAAACGGTAGCGGAATAGTCATGAGCGTGCCTGCCCATGCACCTTTTGACTACCTGGCTCTTCGCGACCTTTACGATGCGGACCTGAGCGAGTACGGAATAACCGAAGACCTCAGGAACATCAAACTGATCTCCCTTATCAAGGTACCTGAATTCGGAGAATTCCCTGCAAAGGAAATTGTTGAAAGCATGGGAATTACAAGCCAGAAAGACCCGAAGGCCGAGGAAGCTACAAAGATTGTATACAGAAGGGAGTTCCACGGTGGAGTCCTTAAGGAGCTTACAGGAAAATACGAAGGACAGGCTGTATCTAAAATCAAGGATATCCTTACCAGAGACTTCATCAGCTCAAATGCCGGAGAGACCTTTTATGAATTCAGCGAACCTGTCGTTTGCCGCTGCGGTACTCCCTGTGTCGTAAACATGGTCAAAGGCCAGTGGTTCCTTAACTATTCAAATCCCGAATGGAAAGCAAAGGTATATAAATGCCTGGATGAGATGCGAATTATTCCTGAAGAGTACAGGGTCGAGTTTGAAAACAAGGTTGACTGGCTTAAGGATAAAGCCTGCGCTCGCAGGAAAGGCCTTGGAACCCGCCTTCCATTTGATAAGGAATGGCTGATTGAATCTCTAGGGGATTCGACAATTTATATGAGTTATTATGTCATTGCCAGGTTTATCGAAAACGGTGAACTGAAGATCGAAAATCTCACTCTATCATTCTTTGACTATGTCCTGCTTGGAAAGAGCGATCTGGCAGCAGCCAGTGCGGATACAGGCCTCAGTCCGGAGCTTCTTGAAGAGATCCGCAGGCATTTCAATTACTGGTATCCGGTTGACCTTCGCTCTTCAGGTAAAGACCTTGTCCCAAACCATCTGCTCTTTTTCCTGTTCCACCATGTAGCCCTCTTTGAAGAGGAAAAATGGCCTAAAGCTCTTGCAGTAAACGGTTTTGTTTCTCTTGAAGGGCAGAAAATGAGCAAGTCCAAAGGCCCGATCCTGACAATGGAAAGCGCAGTCAGCAAATATGGTGCGGACATAACGAGAATGTATATCCTTTCCACAGCCGAACAGACGCAGGACGCAGACTGGCAGAGGACAGGAATCGAATCTGCCAGAAGGCAGGTAGACAGGTTCTATTCTTTTGCAAATAGTGTTATTGAGAGCGGAAAACGTGCGGACCTTAGCACTGAGCTAAAGCAGATTGACCACTGGATACTCTCGAGAATACAGAACTATATCCGGGATACGAATGCAGCCCTCTACTCTATCCAGACAAGGGAAGCAATCCAGAATTCGTTTTTCCTGCTGCAAAATGATGTCAAATGGTACCAGAGACGGGGAGGAGAGACCCTGCTCTACTATGTGCTGGACAACTGGGTCAGGCTTATGTCTCCTTTTACCCCGCACCTCTGTGAGGAAATCTGGGAAGCAATGGGACATAAGGACCCCATCTCCCTTGCCCAGTACCCACTCTATAACGAAGATCTGATAGATGACGGTGCCGAGCTTGCCGAAGAAATGATAAAGGGAACCCTGGAAGACGTTGAGGAAATCATAAGGGTAACAAAGATGACCCCACAGAAGGTTCACCTCTACACAGCACCTGCCTGGAAAGCCGAAGCGATAAGGTGCGCCTGCGAGATGCAGCTTGAATGTTCGCTCGAAGTAGGCACTCTTATTAAAAAGCTAATGGCAAACCCTGACCTCAAGCGTTTCGGCAAGGAAATCCCGAAGTTTGTACAGAAAATCGTTCCGGAGTTCAAAAGCGGGAGTGCAGACAGGTATGAAATCCTTACAGGTCCTAACATTGATGAACAGACTCTCTTGAAAGAGTCAATTTCGTTCCTGGAAAAAGAGATTGGCTGCCCTGTTGAAGTCCACAGTGCCGATTCTCCTGCCTTTGACCCTGAAAAGAAGTCAAGGTTTGCCGAACCTCTCAGGCCCGCTATTTATATTGAAGAAAAGAAGGAAGAATAA